GGGTGGCGTGACTCTAACAGGTTAACTAGGGAATTCATCCCTTCTAATTTGCGATGCATTGACAACCAGGTGGCTGTGGGTAGGTGGGTACAGGGGTTTTgatgcacacatgtgcctggtgaATGCTACTTGCTGTTCCAAGCAGACCCTTCAAAGCAGAAGGCTTGAAGCTGCCCTGTACACCTCCAGCCAAGCTTTGCCTGCTCTGTGCACTCAAACCGGGCCACCAGCCCCACTTACATACTGCCAAGGACACATCGGCCTGGTGACCAAATGCTTCCTTGGTCTCAGATGACTCTCATCCCTGCCCTGTCTCCATTTCTGGGTTCTCCCTTGCTGGGTTGGCAAGCGGCAATCACGCCACCTTTGGTCTCCCAGACCCCAGCACCTCTTCCCATTTCTGCTAAAAGCTGCTTCCCCAAGTCTGCTGCGATCTGGTTATCTACCCAAAGTCCTGGTGTACCCTTTCTTTGTGGGGGTACAGGGCTCCACTCCACAGTATCACAGTGCTCCTCCAGCCCAGGTCCCCAGGTGACCCACATGTAGCATGATATGAAGGGGCTGGAAGAAAGGGCCACAGAGTGGTGAGAGGCCAGCTGGGGGTCCCACTTAGATCACAGCAGCCAAGGATGTTCCATGGCACCCTTCCTAAGGAAGCAGGAAGGGACCCCCATGAAGAGCTAAGCTCAGGGCTAATATCTCGGATCCTATAAAATCTCTGATCCACTGCCCGCTTGTCCTTGACAAGAGTAAGAAAGCCTCAGGGCTCGGGGCCCTGCTGTTGTATCTGCCAATCTGCTGCCTGGTGTGGGAGAATTCTTGGGCAAATCAGTGCTTGGCTAGAACCATCTAGCCTCTCCTGGACTGTAGGAGAACTCTCCGGCCGCCTGCTTAGCCAGGGCCAGGCTGCTTCTGGTCAATAGATGCAGTAAGGGTTGACCTGGGACTATCTCCCCTACATGGTATAAATGCAGTGCTAGGTCTGGTTGCTTTCAGGAGAGATGACAGCTGAGAAAGGACCAGGCACACCTCTGGAGAATCCCAGAGGAGCTCTGAGGCTGATTTAGGGACAGAGTCCTCTATGTTGAGACTTGGCGGCAGGATGAACCAAGAAGCAAAAAAGCTTGACTTGTAAGAAGACATATGGTCCTCCCTACCATCTTCCCGGATTAGTAGTTGTGAGGGATTGTGGCATGCAGGATGTGTGGGTGTCTCCCCACTGTGGAATGCTGAGGTCCTGGGGAACTTGGAGATCAGTGGCTGGAAGTCGAAAACTGCACAAGGCAGAGTCAATATgcacttttctttcctctttctgtgtgtgtgtgtgtgttttttttttaaggcaggctCTCACGTATcctaggttgacctcaaacttgctctgtagccaaggagGACTCTGAACTTTTGATGCTCCTCCCTCTATCTCTGAGTTTTGAGATGGCAAGTCTGTACCATGTGCTGTTGATGCAGTGCTGGGAAGCCCTCTACCAATGGAACTAGATCCCCAGCCACAATACTCATTCTTAGTGAGAGTCAGGGATGAGAGTGTGACCCCTTTCTCCCGGGCCATGTGAGAGAAGATGAGAAGGCTCCTGTTAGTCTTCTGACATAGGTCCCCCAACCCCACTACCAGGCAGTGTGGGAACTCTGGACCCTCTCTGGCTGGCATTCCTATCTGGGGTCCTTAGCTCCAAAGTGAGAGACCAATATGAATGAGGTCTTAGGGAAGCCACTCCAGCCCCTGGATCTCAGTCTCCCAAACCCCCCactgctcttcctccctcccactcccaaaGGTGTGCTTTGGGAGTACAAGGCTCAAGGTGCCTTGTTTACCCTGACCCAGGAGCATCTGCTACATAAAGCGCAATGGTCCAACATTCAAACAGAGGAGGGCTCAAGAGGATGGTCAGCTCTTTGGCTGTTGCAGGAGCCACAGGAAGGGATGGCGTGTGCTTAGCTCTGGGCATCTTGCTCCAAGGAGGTATCCCCAGGCATGTGGAACATGCCCATAAACAGGAGACaagacaaagaagccaaaccCTCTGGGGGGTCAGATGTCCCAGGACCTCCTTTTGGCAGGTGCAAGTGAGACCCTGAAAGAAGGTTCAGATCCCTGGAGACTAAACACCTGAGCATGGAACCTAACTTCAGGGGGCTGGGGTCAGAGGAGTCAGTGGGAGGGTGTAAGTGGAGCTTGGAGGTGGTACACGTAGGCACAGGGGATCCTCTTAATTTCAAGAGGATCCAAAGTCCTCAATAAAACGGCCAAGTGAGCAGATACGGACCAGGCACGTCAGCCTCTCCCTTTCTTCAGAGCCCTCAGATCTAAaccttagtttttctttttgttgaggaGGAAATCCGGGTACTCCCACCACAAAGATCCCAAGGGAAAGCCCCCCTGCCTCGGTCAGCCCAAGACGAGGCTGGGAGTGGAACACGGGGGCAAATGGGAAGGTTGAGGCACAGGCTGAAAGTACTCACAGTTTCCTGCATGGGGTGGCTGAGGGGTTTCTCGAGGGCGGCCATGTTGTTGGGCATGTCCGGagggtgggagagctggggggggCCATGCATGAAGTCGTTCATGGACGTCCCTCCGGGATTCCCATGGGGGAAGTCAAAATTGCCATGGCCCTGGTAGTTGTTTCCTGGGGTGGGAATAAGATGGGGTGGAGGGCAGGTCATCCAGAGGGAAGGTGGCCACTCAGCTGACAGAGTATAAAAGCCGAGTTCTTGCCATCGCTCGAAACAGGCGTGGCTCCCAAAGCATCTGCTTTAGGCTCTGTGATGAAGCATATGATGATTTCATGGGCTGAGGCACCCCAGGTGTGTGCAAAAGCCTCCATCCCCACGAGTGGGCTGCTCTGCTGGTACCGAAGGGCAGGAAGAGGTCAAGCCAGAGACATTGAAAGAGGCTCAGATTTTAACAGGAGTTGCTGGGCTGTTGTCTACTGGAGCCACATCCTACCAACACCAGACCCAGGGGGGCTGTTCTGCCTTATTCAAGAACACCAGGCTCTAGATGATAATCCAGCCTCTCCAGCCActgcatcccccaccccacagcGACGGGGAGATACGGAGAGTCAGAGTGTTCGGATGTTGGGGTCCTTGGCATAGGCTGTGGGACTCAAGCCAGGAAACTAATGACTCTGGCCCACTAAGCACCTGGGCGCGTTGGAGACCTAAGATCACAGATCTGACAGGGCCACCGTCCTCACACAGAGAGTGGGATATGTTCTAGGAACCGAGTGGAAGGCAGCAGGGGTGACATCTGAAGTCTGAGAGTGAGGTGGAGTGACAGGAGCCTGGGTGAGCAAAGGCTAGGCCTCTAGCACCTCGGCTCTCTCTGGGACGGCGGGAGAGGCAGAAGGGCAGGACTGGTTACCTGGCAGAGCAGGCTGTGAAATCTTGGCGCTTGGACCATCATTTCctcaagcctagtgacctgaggaCTAGTTCTGGAGGGtatgttctccctccctccttccctctctttttaagatttattttttgtgggtATGAGtggaatgttttgcctacatgtatatgtatgtaccatgtgtgtgcctggtgcaagCAGCGTTCGGAAGAGAGTACTAGCTCCCTTTAAACTGGAGTTAATGGTTGGTTCTGAGTCATTAGGGGGgctctaggaattgaacccaggccctctgcacatgctcttaacccctgaaccgtctctccagccccactctgtGCCTGCTACCACCAACACAGAAATCTCAAGTGCCCAgtggacccaggctggcctcttctccccctccctgtcCCGTATCACACTGACATACCTTGGCTGCTGTAGTCGGTGGAACTGGTTCCcccaggaggaggtgggagggggtagGGAGACGGGCCAGGGCCCAGAGCAGCGATCATCTCCATGACATTGGGCATGATCATCTGGCTGGGGCTCATGGTTTTGAACCGCTTTGAGGGGATGCCATCAGGGTCGTCCTTGATGTGGAGGTCCGACTTGATGGGCACTGGCCGCCAGCTGCATGTAGGGTCAATGGTGACCTCTTCAAACTCGGAGCTGGTAGGGAAAAGCAATCTTAGGGGAGGAACCGAGGTTTAGAGTCCCTAGCTTTGGAGACAAGACGCTGGTGTCTACACTCCTCCTCTGTCAGGGCTGCGCATAGGGCAGAGGCCTGGTCGAGTTCACACCTTGTTTGGTGAAATGAGGACATTGAGGCTTAGAAAAACAGAGCCTGGGGCTGCTGGCCCCAAGACCtccgtcccccctcccccataagAGGAGTTCCTGCATTGGCTGAGTTCTGTCCTTTCTAGAACATATTGGCCCCCCAAGTCCAGGAATTCTCAATCTGCAGTCAGGCTGCAGATTGGTGGCTGGCCCGGAAGTACCCAAGGTTCTCTGCATtccccctctcccaccctcctccaAGCCAGGCTGTTCCCCTTCAGTGGGGGCTTCACTTACTGTTGGATGGCGTTCAGGATCCCCCACATATACTGATCCACCTCCAGACCCTCAAGCAGAGCAGTTTTACTGGAAAAGAAGAACAGGCTTGGTCTTTGCTCCTGGAGGCAGGGCACAGCCCACCCATCTCCACTGCCCTGCCACTGCGGGTCCAAGTGCTGTAGCAGTGCAACCCAAGACCCAGGCCTCTGTAGAGGCCTGTCTGGCCTGGAGGGTAAGCAGAGCGGCTTAGTGCCCCAGGAAGAGGCAAGGCGGGAACGGCTTACTTGCACACAGGACACCTCCAGGTCCCTCGCTCGCAATTCAGTTGGAGGTATGACTCCAGGTCGAAGCACtgtggaagggagagacagagagacaggtaaGATCAGCACCGTCGGGAGACACCTTGCCAGGGCTCTGGATCCGTAGCAAGGCTTCAGTTCCCGGGAAGAACCCTTCTGTTGCTCACCCCGCAGGACAGCCATGTCCCGACACATCGCTTCCCTGTCCTTGAAGCCCCCCTGGACCCCGCACCCCATCCAATTCTCACTGCCGTTGTCTCTTACTGAGGCCAGGGACAGTGTGGCCTCTGGCAGTCTCTTTAGTGAAGCAGCTGGGGGACCCAGGGTGAAACTGATCAAGTTCATCAGTCTGTATCAGATACAGCAATCATATTACCTGTCAACGCCTACGCACTCAGAGGGGGGCAGGCCTGCCTGCCACTCAGCTTTCAGGATGAACTGTGCTTGACAGTGGGGTACCTGAGCCCTGTGACCCTTGCATCCCTGTTCTGGGACACGCATTCTGGGCATCCCCTTGCACAATGGATCTTTGCTGGCCTGGGTTGTCTCCTTCCTAAAAACCTGCTCAGGGCAGGTCCCTAACTAGTCTGTGGTGTCTAGCCAGGACTTTCTGCTGGTCTTCAATATCTGATTGTCTAACTGTATTTTCTGCACCACAGAGATGGACCCGAAGGGGAGAAGATGACTGAGAGAGTAAGTGATATTGGCTGCCAGTGGCCATGGTATCCCTGTTGGCCTCTCAGCCTGCCCCTTGTCACCCCGCCAACTCAGTGAAGCCTGCCTCAGAGGCGCACTTCCTGGGACTACTCACCTGAACATGCTTGCAATCGTGGCCTCGAGCAGGCAGCTGTATGCGCCGGAATGTGATGGGGCACTTCAGAGACACCTTGATGGCTGTCTGCTCCACACCATCCTCCCCATTGAGAGTTGTGTTGCCCGAGGAGGCAGCCACACTGCTGAAATTCCGCTTGACTGTGGGGTAGGAGGCACAGGGTGAGGGGCTGGGTGTTCTACTGAGGGGTTGGGTCTAACTAAGCAAGCGCCTGAACACGTCCTGGATTCCACGCCCCGCTGCATTCCCCATGTGATGTATGCAGCGTGCATGGGAGGGAGAAAGGACTGAGGAGAATCCCTTTTCTGAAGAACACCCTTGCTAGGAACGGGGACTTTCTGCAAAGCTTGCAGAAACCCAGTCTGGTGCTCCTCTGAATTAACTGGGTCAGCAAAAAGTCCCCTCAGGCACTTAGCTCTGCAAGTGTGGGAAGAGAAACCAGACTGCACGGTGGTGTCCAGGGGCTCGATGGGGAAATACCAAGGAACAGAACTAGAGGGAGGAGGGGCAGTACATCCCATGAGAGGTGCTCCAGGGCTTGGCATCCTGGGCACCACCGCCTCTTGGGCCCAGCCCCTCCCAACCTGTCCCTACCCACCCGACTCACTTTTGGTGATGCAGTGCTCGGCGGGCAGTAGGCGCTTCTTGAGGAGGCCCTGCAGCACGGAGCGCACAGAGGGCCGGTGGACCAGCTGCAGCACGAAGAGGTGGGACTGCGGAGAGAGCGGGAGGCTCGGTGTGAGCCACAGTTCCCATGCCTGCCCCAGCTGCAGCGCATGGGACCCAGGCTGCCCCGTACCCAAGGGTCTGCAGGACCTCCATGATGCCTCTCTAGGAGAGCGTACCCCAAGACCTCGGAGAAAGAGGGGCTTGGAAATCAGAATGAGGCCCAGGACTGAGAGGCTGGGCCTTTGCAATGACTGTCTATGCGCCAGGCTAACAAGGCGGATTTTCCACCAAAAAGCCTCCTGGCTGAGGTTCCAGGACACATGGCATCAGGACTGGACTCCAGTATGTTCCTGCcctcctgtcctaacttcctatCCTTCTTGTCAAGTTGGCCTGTCCCTGCCAGCTCCCCCCCCCAGAAAGCCTTCTAGGACCATGCATCCCAACTCTTCATGCTACAGCTCTGCAGCCTCATGAGGCGCCCCCATCTCATAGGTCCAATTTCTGTGgcctcatccccaccccctgcATAGACAGACACAACTGAGTGTTTCCTTTTGAATCTTTCAGAGACACCAATGGAATAAGGCAGGCAATTTACTTCCCTGTAAGTATCCCAGGGAAGCTCTGTGTCCCAGCCTCTGATTTCTAGGCACAGGAAGAGAGTGCGGAGGTGGTCTCAAATCATGGGCATtagagggatatatatatatatatatatatatatatatatatatatatatatgcctgtgcgtgtgtgcatgtgaacaggTGGGAGTTCATGAGTATATATCCTCCCCACAGTCCCAAGACAACAGGAATAGGGAGAGGTGGTGGGAATATGAAAATTTCACGCAAATAAATCAAGAGTAGGTTACGGCTTTGACCTGGCCACTGGAATAGGGGTGCTTGTGCCTGGGGTGGCACCGAGGAATAAAGGGGAGGTGTGTGGACTCCCAGGGGAGGCAGAATGCAAGGGGAAAATGACTAAGCCTAACAGAAACGGCCAGAACGCAGCAGATGAGATCACTTGGGGATGGAGGACAACGTCCCAGGGTATTCCTGGGGACCCAAGGGAGGCCAACGGTATGCCTCCCAGTCCTGCCCGCCCGCCCTACTCACACAGCAGCAGGCGGTGACAGTGATCTGGATGGTGTTACGGCCCGGCTGGCAGACATGCTTGAGGTGCAGGGGCTTGTGGGAGGTCTTGTTGTCGCCTCGCTCGATCGTGAGGGGTGTGGCGTTGACGCTGACCTGCACCGAGGCTGGCCAGTTGGTGTTCATCTGCCGATCCTCGTGGTGGTAGCACTTGAACTGCAGCTCCAGGTCTGACCTGGGGAGAGGCCAGGATGGACACGATCATCCTGAGTTCCTAGGGACCCTACCCCTTGGCCCCAGCCTTTCCCCTTCCCTCaccccagagcagtggttctcaaccttcctaatgttgcaatcttttaatgcagttccttatgctgtggtgaccctcaaccgtAAATTTATTTCCGTTGcgacttcataactgcaattctgctactgttaggaattataatgtaaatatctgatatgcaggatgtctgatatatgactcccaaaggggttgggacccacaggttgagaaccactgccccagAGAATCTATCTTCCTACTAATCCAAATCCATCCTAACATCCCAAGCCCTTACACATTTCCATCTTATACTACTACAGCCACACCCACAGCGCTGGCTACCCTGTCAGCCTGAGAGTGACTCTTCTTCCCCAAGACTGAGtcagaaggacaaacagacaGATGTTTGTCAAGACCAGCAGTAAAGCTGACTGTGGCCATCTCCAGGTGGTGGAAGGAACAGCATCCCTGGCCCCTTTTGTCTGTGTGCTCTCAAGCCTCAGCTCTGTGTCCTGAATGCCCACCCAGTTTTGCCTGTGACAGCCCACTGGTTGCCCAAAGCTGTGGGATTTCAAACATGCAGAGGCCCACTTCCAGCCTTGAGGATGCTTACTAAGcagctggggtgggctggggctcTCTGTCAGGCCTTTGGGTGAACCCTGCTTGATGACTGAATAACCAGAGGGGATTTGTTCAAGCTCGACTTCTTGCTTTGAGAACTCACATTCTTTAAAAGACTCctctagcctcagtttccccttcaaCCAAAAGGAAACACATTGCTTCCTTCGAGATCTCAGAGGTCATGTACGGAGGTGGTCACCTCCTTGCAATCTATGGAGCTCGGTGAGCCGACCTAGCCCAGCTCTGCTGTTCTCAGCAGCCTCCTCTCTTCACACTGGCAGCTCTGGCCACATGAGCCATGCTCAGATTGACGGTTTTTCCTTTAGCTAATTCACCACCTTCTTTCCCGCCTTTAATGCTCCTCTGCTAGCCTCCTCACCCTCTGGAAAGTCCTGTCAATGCTTAGGTCTTGGGCAACGGCTGTTCCTAGTCACTGATGCTTGGTCCCTCTCCTGTGGGTGCCTTGTGACATCCCGGGGCTTTGCCTAGTGTACGGCCCTATCAATGATGCCGAAGAGGCCAGCGACAGTGGCAGGGCAGGGTGCTGCTGCCAGCACCTGCATACACACGGCAGTCACCACGCAGGTCACCTCACCTCCACATCAGCGTCTGGTGAACTGTGGGCCGCAGGTGGAACACATGGTTGCTGACGGCCAGGTTGTGCTCCAGGCGGAAGGGCTCCAGAACCACGCCATCCCGCACGGGGAAGGTGAGCCGCAGCTCGTCGTTGTGGTTGGCTGGGTAAAGACAAGGACCAAATGAGTGGCAAGCACCCCAGCTGCACAGGTGCTGGGGACTCCCCTTGGGAAGCACGCTCAAAGAACATAAACGTGGGCCAAGAGCCACAGAGAGTGTGCTGCACCCAGGCACATGACTGAGAGCCTGTGGCTTCCTTTAGCTCAGTTCACCCCACTGTGCGGTCCCATTTCTCTCATTGGCCCTCTCTGTCCCTGAAGACCCAGGCTCTTCCTGGTGGCCAGGGGAGAGAGGACAGTCCAGCCCCCACACTAAATGTTCCCAGGAGAGGGGAATCCTTGTTCTTGGTCCTCCTACCCTTTCTGCCTAACTCGGATTCCAGGTAGTCCAGCTTCTGAGCCCTCTGATCCTGCTCACTGGGGGCCTCCGGATAGAGCTAACTGAAGAGGAATGGAGAGTATGGGGTCCTCACCTGGGGGCGGTGGCAGAGCGCTCATATTTGGCTTGATGTCAGGTGGGAAGGGTGGCTTGACATCTTGGCTGGGGGACAGGTAGGGAGGTATGCTGCTCCCGGGAGTCATTGGGGGCGTGGGGTTCCCTGGAACAGGTGAGTGGGGGTAATTTGCCACAGGAACCGGCCTGGGAGGCTGGAAAGAGATATCAGAAACAGATTATGGACTCACAGGAAGGTAATGGGTCAAGGCTGTGAACATATACTCTACTATCTGCACCAAATCCTACCCTAGGACTACCCCTCACCAGAGGACACTCCCACCTGCAAAATCCTGCTCCTTTTGGAAGACAGGAAGGACTGATAAGGACCCCATCCCTTATCAAAGCCCACTCCGCTGATCCCCTCAGGTCAGGTTCCCACAGCCAGATGTCAAAGAGGACACACAGGCTCAGTGTGCTAGCACCTTGTCTAAGCTACACCAGGAGGAAAGGGCAGCTGGCCTCCCCACATTGTGATTCTAGGCCACATTCCCTGTCCCTgctggggctgggcaggaggagTCCCAGTCCCCAGGATCCTTTCTCTGTCTGGTTTTCTGTAGGGCCCATACTTGTCCTTGGTCACCCAGTAGAGCAATGGACCCTAGGTCCTGAGCATATCTATGTCTCAGCAGGTGACCAGGAAGTGCATCCTCCACCTGTGGACCCTTACAACCATGCAGAGATGCTGGGGCAGGAAGGTAAGGCGTGCTCGAGCCTGCTGATACCTGCTGAGGGTCTGCTGGACTTGGGAAGACTAAAATGACACTCACCCTGTTGACGCTCCCTTGGCTGTAACTGCTGTAGCTGCTTCCAGAGAAGGTGTTGTTCTGCCCATTGAACTGTTCTGGCTGTTGAAATAAAAATTGTGACGAGTGAGGGCGGAACAGCCCCATGGCTGGACCCCCTTGGAGACACGAGTGTGCTGGGGAAGAGGGGTCTAACAGGGTCTCCAGGACCAGGGGTCTAACAGGTCTCCAGGGAAGCGGGGACTGTTGCCAGGGTGGTGGGAAGGTTCTGACCATTGCCTCTTTTGCTCACAGCTATAATTT
The nucleotide sequence above comes from Peromyscus maniculatus bairdii isolate BWxNUB_F1_BW_parent chromosome 9, HU_Pman_BW_mat_3.1, whole genome shotgun sequence. Encoded proteins:
- the Zmiz1 gene encoding zinc finger MIZ domain-containing protein 1 isoform X5; its protein translation is MQPPLNSMSSMKPTLSHSDGSFPYDSVPWQQNTNQPPGSLSVVTTVWGVTNTSQSQVLGNPMANANNPMNPGGNPMASGMSTSNPGLNSPQFAGQQQQFSSKAGPAQPYIQPNMYGRPGYPGSGGFGASYPGGPSAPAGMGIPPHTRPPADFTQPAAAAAAAAVAAAAATATATATATVAALQETQNKDINQYGPMGPTQAYNSQFMNQPGPRGPASMGGSMNPASMAAGLTPSGMSGPPMGMNQPRPPGISPFGTHGQRMPQQTYPGPRPQSLPIQSIKRPYPGEPNYGNQQYGPNSQFPTQPGQYPNPNPPRPLTSPNYPGQRMPSQPSTGQYPPPTVNMGQYYKPEQFNGQNNTFSGSSYSSYSQGSVNRPPRPVPVANYPHSPVPGNPTPPMTPGSSIPPYLSPSQDVKPPFPPDIKPNMSALPPPPANHNDELRLTFPVRDGVVLEPFRLEHNLAVSNHVFHLRPTVHQTLMWRSDLELQFKCYHHEDRQMNTNWPASVQVSVNATPLTIERGDNKTSHKPLHLKHVCQPGRNTIQITVTACCCSHLFVLQLVHRPSVRSVLQGLLKKRLLPAEHCITKIKRNFSSVAASSGNTTLNGEDGVEQTAIKVSLKCPITFRRIQLPARGHDCKHVQCFDLESYLQLNCERGTWRCPVCNKTALLEGLEVDQYMWGILNAIQHSEFEEVTIDPTCSWRPVPIKSDLHIKDDPDGIPSKRFKTMSPSQMIMPNVMEMIAALGPGPSPYPLPPPPGGTSSTDYSSQGNNYQGHGNFDFPHGNPGGTSMNDFMHGPPQLSHPPDMPNNMAALEKPLSHPMQETMPHAGSSDQPHPSIQQGLHVPHPSSQAGPPLHHGGAPPPSQPPRQPPQAAPSNHPHSDLTFNPSSALEGQAGAQGASDMPEPSLDLLPELTNPDELLSYLDPPDLPSNSNDDLLSLFENN
- the Zmiz1 gene encoding zinc finger MIZ domain-containing protein 1 isoform X7, producing MQPPLNSMSSMKPTLSHSDGSFPYDSVPWQQNTNQPPGSLSVVTTVWGVTNTSQSQVLGNPMANANNPMNPGGNPMASGMSTSNPGLNSPQFAGQQQQFSSKAGPAQPYIQPNMYGRPGYPGSGGFGASYPGGPSAPAGMGIPPHTRPPADFTQPAAAAAAAAVAAAAATATATATATVAALQETQNKDINQYGPVCSSFQMGPTQAYNSQFMNQPGPRGPASMGGSMNPASMAAGLTPSGMSGPPMGMNQPRPPGISPFGTHGQRMPQQTYPGPRPQSLPIQSIKRPYPGEPNYGNQQYGPNSQFPTQPGQYPNPNPPRPLTSPNYPGQRMPSQPSTGQYPPPTVNMGQYYKPEQFNGQNNTFSGSSYSSYSQGSVNRPPRPVPVANYPHSPVPGNPTPPMTPGSSIPPYLSPSQDVKPPFPPDIKPNMSALPPPPANHNDELRLTFPVRDGVVLEPFRLEHNLAVSNHVFHLRPTVHQTLMWRSDLELQFKCYHHEDRQMNTNWPASVQVSVNATPLTIERGDNKTSHKPLHLKHVCQPGRNTIQITVTACCCSHLFVLQLVHRPSVRSVLQGLLKKRLLPAEHCITKIKRNFSSVAASSGNTTLNGEDGVEQTAIKVSLKCPITFRRIQLPARGHDCKHVQCFDLESYLQLNCERGTWRCPVCNKTALLEGLEVDQYMWGILNAIQHSEFEEVTIDPTCSWRPVPIKSDLHIKDDPDGIPSKRFKTMSPSQMIMPNVMEMIAALGPGPSPYPLPPPPGGTSSTDYSSQGNNYQGHGNFDFPHGNPGGTSMNDFMHGPPQLSHPPDMPNNMAALEKPLSHPMQETLLPELTNPDELLSYLDPPDLPSNSNDDLLSLFENN
- the Zmiz1 gene encoding zinc finger MIZ domain-containing protein 1 isoform X4, which encodes MQPPLNSMSSMKPTLSHSDGSFPYDSVPWQQNTNQPPGSLSVVTTVWGVTNTSQSQVLGNPMANANNPMNPGGNPMASGMSTSNPGLNSPQFAGQQQQFSSKAGPAQPYIQPNMYGRPGYPGSGGFGASYPGGPSAPAGMGIPPHTRPPADFTQPAAAAAAAAVAAAAATATATATATVAALQETQNKDINQYGPVCSSFQMGPTQAYNSQFMNQPGPRGPASMGGSMNPASMAAGLTPSGMSGPPMGMNQPRPPGISPFGTHGQRMPQQTYPGPRPQSLPIQSIKRPYPGEPNYGNQQYGPNSQFPTQPGQYPNPNPPRPLTSPNYPGQRMPSQPSTGQYPPPTVNMGQYYKPEQFNGQNNTFSGSSYSSYSQGSVNRPPRPVPVANYPHSPVPGNPTPPMTPGSSIPPYLSPSQDVKPPFPPDIKPNMSALPPPPANHNDELRLTFPVRDGVVLEPFRLEHNLAVSNHVFHLRPTVHQTLMWRSDLELQFKCYHHEDRQMNTNWPASVQVSVNATPLTIERGDNKTSHKPLHLKHVCQPGRNTIQITVTACCCSHLFVLQLVHRPSVRSVLQGLLKKRLLPAEHCITKIKRNFSSVAASSGNTTLNGEDGVEQTAIKVSLKCPITFRRIQLPARGHDCKHVQCFDLESYLQLNCERGTWRCPVCNKTALLEGLEVDQYMWGILNAIQHSEFEEVTIDPTCSWRPVPIKSDLHIKDDPDGIPSKRFKTMSPSQMIMPNVMEMIAALGPGPSPYPLPPPPGGTSSTDYSSQGNNYQGHGNFDFPHGNPGGTSMNDFMHGPPQLSHPPDMPNNMAALEKPLSHPMQETMPHAGSSDQPHPSIQQGLHVPHPSSQAGPPLHHGGAPPPSQPPRQPPQAAPSNHPHSDLTFNPSSALEGQAGAQGASDMPEPSLDLLPELTNPDELLSYLDPPDLPSNSNDDLLSLFENN